The proteins below come from a single Miscanthus floridulus cultivar M001 chromosome 1, ASM1932011v1, whole genome shotgun sequence genomic window:
- the LOC136495651 gene encoding hexosyltransferase GAUT11-like: MLRGAGHGGGDARRRALRSSRRRLPGWIWWLLGIFLLVGLMLFVLHHNQKEQFRPPVVDDGSVIEEVPREKVNFSEELLSSTSFARQLANQMTLAKAYVILAKEHGNLQLAWELSSQIRNCQRLLSEGAVSGRAITKDEAHPIISRLARLIYKAQDSHYDISTTIVTLKNHVQALEERAKAAIVQSAEFGQLAAESFPKNLHCLTVKLTEEWLRNPKLRSRSEESRNSTRLVDNNLYHFCIFSDNVLATSVVVNSTVSNANHPQQLVFHVVTDRIHFGAMSTWFLINDFKGCTVEVRCIDEFSWLNSSSSPLVRQLSEVETQGYYYSAGSKNPEREIKFHNPKFVSLLNHLRFYIPQILPNLEKVVFLDDDVVVQKDLTHLFSIELHGNVIGAVETCLESFHRYHKYLNFSHPTISSKIDPHTCGWAFGMNIFDLIAWRKANATSMYHYWQEQNSDLLLWRTGTLPAGLLTFYGLMEPLDRRWHVLGLGYDVDIDDRLIESAAVVHYNGNMKPWLKLAIRRYKYIWERYVNISHPYVRECMLH; this comes from the exons ATGCTTCGTGGGGCGGGGCACGGGGGCGGCGATGCGCGGAGGCGGGCACTGCGCTCGtcgcggcggcggctgccagGGTGGATCTGGTGGCTTCTCGGGATCTTCCTCCTCGTTGGGCTCATGCTCTTCGTCCTGCACCACAACCAGAAGGAGCAGTTCCGGCCGCCCGTCGTG GATGATGGTTCAGTGATCGAGGAAGTCCCTCGCGAGAAGGTGAATTTCTCAGAAGAGCTTTTGAGCAGCACATCATTTGCTCGCCAATTAGCGAATCAGATGACTCTAGCAAAGGCATATGTCATCCTTGCAAAAGAGCATGGTAATCTTCAGCTTGCATGGGAGCTTAGTTCGCAGATAAGGAATTGTCAAAGATTGCTATCTGAAGGGGCAGTTAGTGGAAGAGCAATCACTAAAGATGAAGCCCATCCTATAATAAGCCGGCTAGCACGGTTAATATACAAGGCTCAGGACTCTCACTATGATATCAGCACAACAATAGTGACATTGAAGAACCATGTCCAGGCATTAGAAGAGCGTGCAAAGGCAGCAATTGTTCAGAGTGCCGAGTTTGGCCAGTTAGCAGCAGAATCCTTCCCCAAAAATCTGCACTGTTTAACTGTGAAACTGACAGAAGAGTGGCTTCGGAACCCGAAGCTTAGGAGTCGCTCAGAGGAGAGCCGGAATTCCACACGATTGGTGGATAATAATCTGTATCATTTCTGTATATTCTCTGATAATGTGCTGGCCACTTCAGTTGTTGTCAATTCTACAGTCTCCAATGCAAATCATCCTCAACAGCTTGTGTTTCATGTGGTCACTGACAGAATCCATTTTGGTGCAATGTCAACTTGGTTCCTCATAAATGACTTCAAAGGTTGTACTGTTGAAGTCCGCTGCATAGATGAGTTCTCGTGGTTGAATTCTTCTTCATCTCCTCTTGTCAGGCAGCTCTCTGAGGTGGAAACTCAGGGTTACTATTACTCAGCTGGTTCCAAGAATCCTGAAAGAGAAATAAAATTCCATAATCCGAAGTTTGTTTCTCTACTGAACCATTTACGGTTCTACATTCCTCAGATACTTCCCAACTTGGAGAAGGTGGTGTTTCTTGATGATGATGTTGTGGTGCAAAAGGATCTGACTCATCTGTTCTCCATAGAGTTGCATGGCAATGTCATTGGAGCTGTGGAAACTTGTTTAGAGTCGTTTCATCGGTATCACAAGTATCTAAATTTTTCGCACCCTACCATCAGCTCCAAGATTGATCCACATACTTGTGGATGGGCTTTTGGAATGAACATTTTTGACTTGATAGCTTGGAGGAAGGCAAACGCAACATCAATGTATCATTATTGGCAAGAGCAAAATTCTGATCTATTGCTCTGGAGAACAGGAACTCTTCCTGCAGGTCTTTTGACATTTTACGGCCTGATGGAGCCCCTAGACCGCAGATGGCATGTTTTGGGTCTTGGGTATGATGTAGACATAGATGATCGTTTGATTGAGAGTGCTGCTGTTGTGCATTATAATGGGAACATGAAACCCTGGCTGAAGCTGGCAATTCGCCGTTACAAGTATATATGGGAGCGGTATGTGAATATCTCACACCCGTATGTTAGAGAGTGTATGTTGCATTAG